The Nocardioides humi genome includes a region encoding these proteins:
- a CDS encoding TadA family conjugal transfer-associated ATPase: MRSTADAVGPGGDVSVLVEDVRARLARTPGDLSPHRVADALRAAGRPVGDATVLAVYEALRRDIIGAGPLEPLLALPGVTDVLVNGPGPVRIDRGEGVEETGVVLPSEEACRRLAQRLVASGGRRLDDAAPWADVRLPDGTRCHALLAPLAQPGTAISLRVPRRDGFSLAELQAAGALSDEGLALVEQVVDARLAFLVTGGTGGGKTTLLAALLGAVDPRERIVVVEDAAELRPDHPQVVGLEARPANLEGTGAVVLRDLVRQALRMRPDRLVVGEVRDAAVVDLLAAMNTGHEGGCGTLHANSAADVPARVEALALGAGLARDAAHSQLAAGLDAILHVRRDRGSGRRRLGEVAVVVRGPDGLARTEVAVSFGATGTPTSGPGARRLLGLLDGTRR; the protein is encoded by the coding sequence ATGAGGTCGACAGCCGACGCCGTCGGACCGGGCGGCGACGTCTCCGTCCTGGTCGAGGACGTCCGTGCCCGGCTGGCCCGCACGCCCGGCGACCTCAGCCCGCACCGGGTGGCCGACGCCCTCCGCGCCGCCGGCCGGCCGGTCGGCGACGCGACCGTGCTCGCGGTCTACGAGGCGCTGCGGCGCGACATCATCGGCGCCGGCCCGCTGGAGCCGCTGCTCGCCCTGCCCGGGGTCACCGACGTCCTCGTCAACGGGCCGGGGCCGGTCCGGATCGACCGTGGCGAGGGCGTCGAGGAGACCGGCGTGGTGCTGCCGTCGGAGGAGGCCTGCCGCCGGCTGGCGCAGCGGCTGGTCGCCAGCGGCGGCCGCCGGCTCGACGACGCCGCGCCCTGGGCCGACGTACGACTGCCCGACGGGACCCGGTGCCACGCCCTGCTCGCTCCGCTGGCCCAGCCCGGGACGGCGATCTCGCTGCGCGTGCCCCGCCGGGACGGCTTCTCCCTCGCGGAGCTGCAGGCCGCCGGCGCCCTGTCCGACGAGGGCCTGGCGCTGGTCGAGCAGGTGGTCGACGCGCGGCTCGCGTTCCTGGTCACCGGCGGGACCGGCGGCGGCAAGACCACGCTGCTCGCCGCCCTCCTGGGTGCCGTCGACCCGAGGGAGCGGATCGTCGTGGTCGAGGATGCCGCCGAGCTCCGGCCCGACCACCCGCAGGTCGTCGGCCTCGAGGCCCGGCCGGCCAACCTGGAGGGAACGGGTGCCGTCGTGCTCCGCGACCTGGTCCGCCAGGCGCTGCGGATGCGACCCGACCGGCTGGTCGTCGGCGAGGTCCGCGACGCCGCCGTCGTGGACCTCCTGGCCGCGATGAACACCGGCCACGAGGGCGGCTGCGGCACCCTGCACGCCAACTCCGCCGCCGACGTCCCCGCCCGCGTCGAGGCGCTCGCCCTCGGCGCCGGGCTCGCCCGCGACGCCGCCCACAGCCAGCTGGCGGCGGGCCTCGACGCGATCCTCCACGTCCGGCGCGACCGTGGCTCGGGGCGCCGGCGCCTGGGGGAGGTCGCGGTCGTCGTCCGCGGTCCCGACGGGCTCGCGCGGACCGAGGTCGCCGTCTCCTTCGGCGCCACCGGTACGCCGACGAGCGGCCCGGGGGCGCGGCGGCTGCTGGGGCTGCTGGACGGGACGAGGCGATGA
- a CDS encoding HAD family hydrolase, protein MAPAGTPPTAAFFDLDKTIIAKSSVLAFSKPFQAGGLISRRAVLRSAYAQFVFMIGGADHDQVEKMRQFMSQLCAGWDVATVREIVADTLHNVVDPLVYDEAVRLVDEHHEAGRDVVIVSTSGSEVVEPIGALLGADRVVATRLKVEDGRYTGEIEYYAYAEEKANAIRALAESVGYDLEGSYGYSDSVTDVPMLEAVGHPHAVNPDKELRKVAAARGWPVLVFTRPVALQSRLHLPPPKPTLAALAVGGVVAVGAAVWIGARRRALSA, encoded by the coding sequence ATGGCTCCCGCGGGCACGCCGCCCACCGCCGCGTTCTTCGACCTCGACAAGACGATCATCGCCAAGTCGAGCGTGCTCGCGTTCAGCAAGCCGTTCCAGGCGGGCGGGCTGATCTCACGGCGCGCGGTGCTGCGCTCGGCGTACGCCCAGTTCGTGTTCATGATCGGCGGCGCCGACCACGACCAGGTCGAGAAGATGCGGCAGTTCATGTCGCAGCTGTGCGCCGGCTGGGACGTCGCGACGGTCCGCGAGATCGTGGCCGACACGCTGCACAATGTCGTCGACCCTCTCGTGTACGACGAGGCGGTCCGCCTCGTCGACGAGCACCATGAGGCGGGCCGGGACGTGGTCATCGTCTCCACGTCCGGCAGCGAGGTCGTCGAGCCGATCGGCGCGCTCCTCGGCGCGGACCGGGTGGTGGCGACCCGGCTCAAGGTGGAGGACGGCCGGTACACCGGGGAGATCGAGTACTACGCCTACGCGGAGGAGAAGGCGAACGCGATCCGGGCGCTGGCCGAGAGCGTCGGCTACGACCTCGAGGGGTCCTACGGGTACTCCGACTCGGTGACCGACGTACCCATGCTCGAGGCGGTCGGCCACCCGCACGCCGTCAACCCGGACAAGGAGCTGCGCAAGGTCGCGGCGGCGCGGGGCTGGCCGGTCCTGGTGTTCACCCGGCCGGTCGCGCTGCAGTCGCGGCTGCACCTGCCGCCGCCCAAGCCGACCCTCGCGGCGCTCGCCGTCGGGGGCGTCGTCGCCGTCGGCGCGGCGGTCTGGATCGGCGCCCGGCGGCGCGCGCTCAGCGCCTGA
- the ssd gene encoding septum site-determining protein Ssd — protein MTHDRPSPLPHARAADVPPLVVTADDDLLAELLPLAAAADVAPTIARDPLTALVTWTRAPVVLVGADLAAAMVQVAPESRPRSYVVSGSRPPDRLFRTTLDLGAESVIELPGSADWVVELLADLTERQPGRARVIGVIGGSGGAGATTFACALGQWAARSGDAVVVDCDPQGPGLDRMLGLERCEGFRWDALCQTTGRLSARSLREALPRRGSLGVLSWYVDGRVQSLQAFAVREALSAARRGHRVVVVDLPRSPDPLVDEVAARCDQLLVVTAGSVVGVAGAARMRARFADHADPGVVLRGEAFAADEVARAVGLPVLAQMRDQRGLAEAVDLGLGPLRSYRGPLARAVARVLDGSAAELAA, from the coding sequence ATGACCCACGACCGACCCTCCCCTCTCCCGCACGCCCGTGCCGCGGACGTGCCGCCCCTGGTGGTGACCGCCGATGACGACCTGCTGGCCGAGCTGCTGCCGCTCGCCGCCGCGGCCGACGTGGCCCCGACGATCGCCCGCGACCCGCTGACCGCCCTGGTCACGTGGACGCGCGCGCCGGTCGTCCTCGTCGGCGCCGACCTCGCGGCCGCGATGGTCCAGGTGGCCCCCGAGTCCCGGCCGCGGAGCTACGTCGTGAGCGGATCCCGCCCGCCCGACCGGCTGTTCCGGACGACCCTGGACCTCGGCGCCGAGAGCGTCATCGAGCTGCCCGGCTCCGCCGACTGGGTGGTCGAGCTGCTCGCCGACCTCACCGAGCGCCAGCCCGGCCGCGCCCGGGTGATCGGGGTGATCGGCGGCAGCGGCGGCGCGGGCGCGACCACCTTCGCCTGCGCGCTCGGGCAGTGGGCGGCCCGGTCCGGCGATGCCGTCGTCGTCGACTGCGACCCCCAGGGTCCCGGCCTCGACCGGATGCTCGGCCTCGAGCGGTGCGAGGGCTTCCGCTGGGACGCGCTGTGCCAGACCACGGGGCGGCTCTCGGCCCGCTCGCTGCGGGAGGCGCTGCCGCGGCGGGGGAGCCTGGGCGTGCTGTCGTGGTACGTCGACGGGCGGGTGCAGAGCCTCCAGGCGTTCGCCGTCCGCGAGGCCCTGTCCGCCGCGCGCCGCGGCCACCGGGTGGTCGTCGTCGACCTCCCACGCTCGCCGGACCCGCTGGTCGACGAGGTCGCCGCACGCTGCGACCAGCTGCTCGTCGTGACCGCCGGCAGCGTGGTCGGGGTCGCGGGCGCGGCCCGGATGCGCGCCCGGTTCGCCGACCATGCCGATCCCGGGGTCGTCCTGCGCGGCGAGGCGTTCGCGGCCGACGAGGTCGCGCGGGCGGTGGGCCTGCCGGTGCTCGCGCAGATGCGCGACCAGCGGGGGCTCGCCGAGGCGGTCGACCTGGGTCTCGGACCGCTGCGCTCCTACCGCGGCCCGCTGGCCCGCGCGGTCGCGCGGGTGCTCGACGGCTCGGCCGCGGAGCTGGCGGCATGA
- a CDS encoding LamG-like jellyroll fold domain-containing protein has protein sequence MKVHRRSVRSRLRHRSRRLVAHSFAAVVAMAVALPLVGATAAPAAAAEDDGVLRVLLFYKDNFHASHVQARQAVNQLAAELADEYDQTLEIQETQDAGAFTTSNLATKDAVVFAQTGGVLFNTEQRAALEGYIRGGGGYLGLHYAGWSVGQSEHDVNPFYLKLVGAMSEGHPENPGVRPGKVVVNEATHPLAADLPAEITRSDEWYDWTVNPAQNVRTILSVDESSYSSLGKQGTNHPITWCQQIDSGRSWYTGMGHEGTAYSEPFMRTQMRSGLAYAAGLLQADCSPPAKDEHGSWSGVTPWPLMPINMALTSDGKVQSFGSVAVAGCTDNAPYDFSGNNCVTQGGQTEIDVWDPSQERTLSNLRDGIITNTTYTDLFCSMQVQNPHRKTTMTVGGDDSLGGNAPNDAAIGVTSYSTNTGLRDEAPMNYPRWYPTGTTMPNGDIVVQGGTLKGGPGGPGVLTPEVYRPDQGSGWTLLTGATSAAAYGDGGGALGPDENRWWYPRAFVAPGSGNLFNITGTQMFELDPDGNGGDGELTLRGTLPGNIANQGGLGNPVGATSTAAMYRPGKILQVGGGWWGNGGGPAGARAGFTVDITGGTADPVIEATQPMRYQRHWATATVLPDGDVLVTGGSRDNAANGGYVTTAEIWNPDTGEWTEVETPYEHARLYHSSALLLPDGRVMVGGGGAPGPRDYTDVEYYSPSYLFDGDELAVRPEITRAPKKIGYDGTFGVDVSGSVSRVTLVRNGSVTHGFNNDQNFQDLEFTQAGGSLSITAPEDGTYAPPGSYMLFVFDADGTPSVAKIVDIDPTVKMDQRTPKVVDQFEYPKLPVEWRSANPPNIIDVAPGNSRMSPWVVNSAVQLVRGASASMGGMGLTGYQLGLGSTGSIERKLTGLTPGHEYRVSLRYARDSRTAGSTPANASLVVGDLDATLTAGTDSPSQNAFQTYVGSFTASARSETLTLTGGDAGLMVDDLVIIGEQAGVDEAPVHYEFSEGSGTAAANTGTDTSVGDATLVGNAGWSDDGVFGKALRMTGGSNANAVRLPDNLLQGEDTFTTSFWVRPDAKSDWIGMFHIGDGNGDAGSFFQVQMQTQARDPGASGLAATFKKKGSTLQERVYATPTRDVTANQWNHVVFTRTGATGTLYLNGEQIAQRTDLTLTMTDIGPTANNWLGRNGYPDPAYNGRMDDVRLYTTALSADDVEALYDEGAALRTTTTVTTAPESPSPFAEPVTVSASVEDENDGSAQGTAELWVDGKSVGDTVEVEDGTAPFPALNLSPGEHEIEVRFTAADGWRDSRATVTHTVERPPPGVGIPVHYTLDEGQGTTAANTGLDSSVGDATLMGQSGWTPNGKFGAALDLPGGASGSGNHVKLPNNIQAGMDDEFSVSVWARPRALPNWVPLVQIGDSTDTFFLLQSSTQANGPTGFAATFKAPGTPGTAQERLTLGGGNDLPLNEWTHVVFTMRASQNGYVGTLYFDGEVVGTRNDFTLSIGDVGPNGQTTANFLGGTSWGDPRFNGAIDDFRLYGYELSAEQVTELYEGPPPNAAPVGEADAYTTAKGEVLEVDAPGVLANDTDADGDDLTAVGATQPAHGELELAEDGSFSYTPDAGFTGTDTFTYRASDGTAQSGPTTVTITVQAAPDPASTSLTATAGPVVYGQQGSVSVTVSAAAATGQVSVLDGSRSVATGTLAGGKAAVVLPAGSLLPGTHALTVRYGGDAGHSGSSGVVQVVVEKASATMAVKAPKKAKPGKKAKVTVDLSAAGTVTVDGKVVVKVNGKKVKAKIVDGRAVIKLPKKLVRPGVLRVKVVYKGSAVVGKVVKKVKIKVKR, from the coding sequence ATGAAAGTGCATCGCAGGTCCGTCCGCTCGCGGCTGCGTCATCGCTCCCGGCGACTGGTCGCCCACTCCTTCGCGGCGGTCGTCGCGATGGCCGTGGCGCTCCCGCTCGTCGGCGCGACGGCGGCGCCCGCCGCGGCGGCGGAGGACGACGGCGTGCTGCGCGTCCTCCTCTTCTACAAGGACAACTTCCACGCCTCGCACGTCCAGGCGCGCCAGGCGGTCAACCAGCTCGCGGCCGAGCTGGCGGACGAGTACGACCAGACCCTCGAGATCCAGGAGACCCAGGACGCCGGCGCGTTCACCACGAGCAACCTGGCGACCAAGGACGCCGTGGTCTTCGCCCAGACCGGCGGCGTGCTGTTCAACACCGAGCAGCGGGCCGCCCTCGAGGGCTACATCCGCGGTGGCGGCGGCTACCTGGGCCTCCACTACGCCGGGTGGTCGGTCGGCCAGAGCGAGCACGACGTCAACCCCTTCTACCTGAAGCTCGTCGGCGCCATGTCCGAGGGCCACCCGGAGAACCCGGGCGTCCGGCCGGGCAAGGTCGTCGTCAACGAGGCGACGCACCCCCTCGCCGCGGACCTGCCGGCCGAGATCACCCGCAGCGACGAGTGGTACGACTGGACGGTCAACCCCGCCCAGAACGTGCGCACGATCCTCTCGGTCGACGAGTCGTCGTACAGCTCCCTCGGCAAGCAGGGCACCAACCACCCGATCACGTGGTGCCAGCAGATCGACTCGGGTCGGTCCTGGTACACCGGGATGGGCCACGAGGGCACGGCGTACAGCGAGCCGTTCATGCGCACCCAGATGCGCAGCGGCCTGGCCTACGCCGCCGGCCTGCTCCAGGCCGACTGCTCGCCGCCGGCCAAGGACGAGCACGGCTCGTGGAGCGGCGTCACGCCGTGGCCGCTGATGCCGATCAACATGGCGCTCACCTCCGACGGCAAGGTGCAGTCCTTCGGCAGCGTCGCGGTCGCCGGGTGCACGGACAACGCGCCCTACGACTTCAGCGGCAACAACTGCGTCACGCAGGGCGGCCAGACCGAGATCGACGTGTGGGACCCCAGCCAGGAGCGGACGCTGTCGAACCTCCGCGACGGGATCATCACCAACACGACGTACACGGACCTGTTCTGCTCGATGCAGGTGCAGAACCCGCACCGCAAGACCACGATGACCGTGGGTGGTGACGACTCGCTGGGTGGCAACGCCCCCAACGACGCGGCCATCGGCGTGACCAGCTACTCGACCAACACGGGTCTGCGCGACGAGGCGCCGATGAACTACCCGCGCTGGTACCCGACCGGCACGACCATGCCCAACGGCGACATCGTCGTCCAGGGCGGCACCCTCAAGGGCGGCCCGGGTGGTCCCGGCGTCCTCACCCCCGAGGTGTACCGGCCCGACCAGGGCAGCGGCTGGACGCTGCTGACCGGCGCGACCAGCGCGGCGGCGTACGGCGACGGTGGCGGCGCCCTCGGCCCGGACGAGAACCGCTGGTGGTACCCGCGGGCGTTCGTCGCCCCGGGCAGCGGCAACCTGTTCAACATCACCGGCACGCAGATGTTCGAGCTCGACCCCGACGGCAACGGCGGTGACGGCGAGCTGACCCTGCGGGGCACGCTTCCGGGCAATATCGCCAACCAGGGCGGCCTCGGCAACCCGGTCGGCGCGACCTCCACGGCCGCGATGTACCGCCCCGGCAAGATCCTGCAGGTCGGTGGCGGCTGGTGGGGCAACGGCGGCGGTCCCGCCGGCGCCCGTGCCGGCTTCACCGTCGACATCACCGGCGGCACCGCCGACCCGGTGATCGAGGCCACCCAGCCGATGAGGTACCAGCGGCACTGGGCGACGGCGACGGTCCTGCCGGACGGCGACGTTCTCGTCACCGGCGGCAGCCGGGACAACGCGGCCAACGGCGGCTACGTCACCACGGCCGAGATCTGGAACCCGGACACGGGCGAGTGGACGGAGGTCGAGACGCCGTACGAGCACGCTCGCCTCTACCACTCGAGCGCGCTGCTCCTGCCGGACGGCCGGGTCATGGTCGGCGGCGGCGGCGCCCCCGGTCCGCGCGACTACACCGACGTCGAGTACTACTCCCCGTCGTACCTCTTCGACGGCGACGAGCTCGCCGTGCGCCCGGAGATCACCCGGGCCCCGAAGAAGATCGGGTACGACGGCACCTTCGGCGTCGACGTCTCCGGCTCCGTCTCGCGGGTCACCCTGGTCCGCAACGGCTCGGTGACGCACGGGTTCAACAACGACCAGAACTTCCAGGACCTGGAGTTCACGCAGGCCGGCGGCTCGCTGTCGATCACCGCGCCGGAGGACGGCACCTACGCGCCCCCGGGCTCGTACATGCTCTTCGTCTTCGACGCGGACGGCACGCCGTCGGTCGCGAAGATCGTCGACATCGACCCGACGGTCAAGATGGACCAGCGGACGCCGAAGGTCGTCGACCAGTTCGAGTACCCGAAGCTCCCCGTCGAGTGGCGCTCGGCCAACCCGCCGAACATCATCGACGTGGCGCCGGGCAACAGCCGGATGTCCCCGTGGGTCGTCAACAGCGCCGTCCAGCTGGTCCGGGGCGCCTCGGCGAGCATGGGCGGCATGGGCCTGACCGGCTACCAGCTGGGTCTGGGCAGCACCGGCAGCATCGAGCGCAAGCTCACCGGGCTCACCCCGGGCCACGAGTACCGCGTGTCGCTGCGCTACGCACGAGACAGCAGGACGGCGGGCAGCACGCCCGCGAACGCCTCGCTCGTGGTCGGTGACCTCGACGCGACGCTCACGGCCGGGACGGACTCGCCCTCGCAGAACGCGTTCCAGACCTACGTCGGGAGCTTCACCGCCTCGGCCCGGTCCGAGACGCTCACCCTCACCGGTGGCGACGCGGGCCTGATGGTCGACGACCTGGTGATCATCGGCGAGCAGGCCGGCGTCGACGAGGCTCCGGTGCACTACGAGTTCTCGGAGGGCTCGGGCACGGCGGCCGCGAACACCGGCACCGACACGTCCGTGGGCGACGCGACCCTGGTCGGCAACGCCGGCTGGTCCGACGACGGCGTGTTCGGCAAGGCGCTCCGGATGACCGGCGGCAGCAACGCCAACGCGGTGCGACTGCCGGACAACCTGCTGCAGGGCGAGGACACGTTCACGACGTCCTTCTGGGTCCGTCCCGACGCCAAGTCCGACTGGATCGGCATGTTCCACATCGGCGACGGCAACGGCGACGCGGGCAGCTTCTTCCAGGTCCAGATGCAGACCCAGGCCCGCGACCCGGGCGCCAGCGGTCTCGCGGCGACCTTCAAGAAGAAGGGCAGCACGCTGCAGGAGCGGGTCTACGCCACGCCCACCAGGGACGTGACCGCGAACCAGTGGAACCACGTGGTGTTCACCCGCACCGGCGCCACGGGCACGCTCTACCTCAACGGTGAGCAGATCGCCCAGCGCACCGACCTCACCCTCACCATGACCGACATCGGTCCGACCGCCAACAACTGGCTGGGGCGCAACGGCTACCCCGACCCGGCGTACAACGGCCGGATGGACGACGTACGGCTCTACACGACGGCGCTCAGCGCGGACGACGTGGAGGCGCTGTACGACGAGGGGGCGGCGCTGCGGACCACCACGACGGTCACGACCGCGCCGGAGTCCCCGTCGCCGTTCGCGGAGCCGGTCACGGTCTCCGCCTCGGTCGAGGACGAGAACGACGGGTCCGCCCAGGGCACGGCCGAGCTGTGGGTCGACGGCAAGAGCGTCGGCGACACGGTCGAGGTCGAGGACGGCACGGCGCCGTTCCCGGCGCTCAACCTGAGCCCCGGTGAGCACGAGATCGAGGTGCGGTTCACCGCTGCCGACGGATGGCGGGACTCCCGCGCGACGGTCACCCACACCGTCGAGCGCCCGCCGCCGGGCGTGGGCATCCCCGTCCACTACACCCTCGACGAGGGGCAGGGCACCACGGCCGCGAACACCGGCCTGGACTCGTCGGTCGGCGACGCCACGCTGATGGGCCAGTCCGGCTGGACCCCGAACGGGAAGTTCGGCGCGGCGCTCGACCTGCCCGGCGGTGCCTCGGGCTCGGGCAACCACGTGAAGCTGCCGAACAACATCCAGGCCGGCATGGACGACGAGTTCTCCGTGTCGGTGTGGGCCCGGCCGCGCGCCCTGCCCAACTGGGTGCCGCTCGTCCAGATCGGCGACAGCACGGACACCTTCTTCCTGCTGCAGTCCTCCACGCAGGCCAACGGACCCACCGGTTTCGCGGCCACGTTCAAGGCACCCGGCACCCCCGGGACCGCCCAGGAGCGGCTGACGCTCGGAGGCGGCAACGACCTGCCGCTGAACGAGTGGACGCACGTGGTGTTCACGATGAGGGCCAGCCAGAACGGCTACGTCGGCACGCTGTACTTCGACGGGGAGGTCGTCGGCACGCGCAACGACTTCACCCTCAGCATCGGCGACGTCGGTCCGAACGGCCAGACCACGGCCAACTTCCTCGGCGGCACCAGCTGGGGAGACCCGCGGTTCAACGGCGCGATCGACGACTTCCGGCTCTACGGCTACGAGCTCAGCGCCGAGCAGGTCACCGAGCTGTACGAGGGTCCGCCGCCGAACGCGGCCCCCGTCGGCGAGGCCGACGCGTACACCACGGCCAAGGGCGAGGTGCTGGAGGTCGACGCTCCCGGCGTGCTGGCCAACGACACCGACGCGGACGGCGACGACCTGACGGCGGTCGGGGCGACGCAGCCCGCCCACGGCGAGCTCGAGCTCGCCGAGGACGGCTCGTTCAGCTACACCCCGGACGCCGGGTTCACCGGCACCGACACCTTCACCTACCGCGCCAGCGACGGCACCGCGCAGTCCGGTCCCACCACGGTGACCATCACCGTGCAGGCCGCGCCCGACCCGGCGTCGACCTCGCTGACGGCGACGGCGGGCCCGGTGGTGTACGGGCAGCAGGGGAGCGTCTCCGTGACGGTCTCCGCGGCTGCCGCCACCGGTCAGGTGAGCGTGCTCGACGGCAGTCGGTCCGTCGCCACCGGCACGCTCGCCGGCGGCAAGGCGGCCGTCGTACTGCCGGCCGGGTCGCTCCTGCCGGGGACGCACGCCCTCACCGTCCGCTACGGCGGCGACGCGGGTCACAGCGGCTCGTCGGGTGTCGTCCAGGTGGTCGTGGAGAAGGCGAGCGCGACCATGGCGGTCAAGGCCCCGAAGAAGGCCAAGCCGGGGAAGAAGGCCAAGGTCACGGTCGACCTGTCCGCCGCGGGCACGGTGACGGTGGACGGCAAGGTCGTCGTCAAGGTCAACGGCAAGAAGGTCAAGGCGAAGATCGTCGACGGCCGGGCCGTGATCAAGCTGCCGAAGAAGCTCGTGCGACCGGGCGTCCTGCGCGTCAAGGTCGTCTACAAGGGCAGCGCGGTCGTCGGGAAGGTGGTGAAGAAGGTCAAGATCAAGGTCAAGCGCTAG
- a CDS encoding copper resistance protein CopC — MGRAGRAAGAALLLALAVLLLLPAAPAAAHATLIATDPAAGAVLPAAPDRVRFTFDEKVSLVPDGVRVFDAAGDPVASSATARDAVLEVDLPDEVGTGTLVVVWRVVSADGHPISGSLAFSVGAPSEQVVAVPVPDSGPTGPPLVSSIATWAGYVSLLLTAGLVAFVVLFVPEHHLADRARDRLVRSSRIGAGIAIVAWLAEVPLTAVYQVGAGVGALAKGSTWASLDRLEYVVAGVVSAGLVLAVVLLGRGLVDRTRRLVALAACALAACAPALTGHTRGVTPEALAVGADMLHLVAGSIWLGGLVALVLVLPDLGGRGALAAEVLARFSVVAAGVLAALAVTGVLLAWRIAGSWDVLFSTGYGRLLLVKIGAAAVAVLIACWNRFVLLPRLRDAAHRRDRRTGAGMLARSTAAEAVVLVAVLLLTGFLVDRSPEAAPAASAAGAGGPAGSGGPVEPAVRSVRMGHIEVRATLSSPRPGRGTVRVELLDVDGRPTEAFEAPRLRLAGADVDLGAVPVDSVAPGVYSGPVVIPTAGTWRLQVSLRLGEFENPVSVLEFPVEAG; from the coding sequence GTGGGACGAGCTGGACGAGCCGCCGGGGCCGCGCTGCTCCTCGCCCTCGCCGTCCTCCTGCTGCTCCCCGCCGCCCCGGCCGCCGCCCACGCCACCCTGATCGCGACCGACCCGGCCGCCGGCGCCGTCCTCCCGGCCGCGCCCGACAGGGTCCGGTTCACCTTCGACGAGAAGGTCTCCCTCGTCCCCGACGGGGTGCGGGTCTTCGACGCCGCAGGCGACCCGGTGGCGTCGTCGGCCACCGCCCGCGACGCGGTGCTCGAGGTCGACCTCCCCGACGAGGTCGGCACCGGGACGCTCGTCGTCGTCTGGCGGGTCGTCTCCGCCGACGGCCACCCGATCAGCGGGTCCCTCGCGTTCAGTGTCGGCGCGCCGAGCGAGCAGGTCGTCGCCGTACCGGTCCCCGACAGCGGGCCGACCGGTCCGCCCCTGGTCTCCAGCATCGCCACCTGGGCCGGCTACGTCTCGCTCCTGCTGACCGCGGGACTGGTGGCGTTCGTGGTCCTGTTCGTCCCCGAGCACCACCTCGCCGACCGGGCCCGCGACCGCCTGGTCCGCTCCTCCCGGATCGGCGCCGGGATCGCGATCGTCGCCTGGCTCGCCGAGGTCCCGCTCACCGCCGTCTACCAGGTCGGCGCCGGCGTCGGCGCCCTGGCCAAGGGCTCGACCTGGGCCTCGCTGGACCGCCTGGAGTACGTCGTCGCCGGGGTCGTCTCCGCCGGGCTGGTCCTCGCCGTCGTCCTCCTCGGGCGGGGGCTGGTCGATCGCACCCGGCGTCTCGTCGCGCTGGCCGCCTGCGCGCTCGCGGCCTGCGCGCCCGCGCTCACCGGCCACACCCGCGGCGTGACGCCCGAGGCGCTCGCTGTGGGGGCCGACATGCTGCACCTGGTCGCCGGCAGCATCTGGCTCGGCGGCCTGGTCGCGCTCGTCCTCGTCCTGCCCGACCTCGGCGGCCGCGGCGCCCTCGCGGCGGAGGTGCTGGCCCGGTTCTCCGTGGTCGCCGCCGGGGTGCTCGCCGCGCTCGCCGTCACCGGCGTCCTGCTCGCCTGGCGGATCGCCGGGTCGTGGGACGTGCTGTTCTCGACCGGCTACGGGCGCCTGCTGCTCGTCAAGATCGGTGCGGCCGCGGTGGCGGTGCTGATCGCCTGCTGGAACCGGTTCGTGCTGCTGCCGCGGCTGCGCGACGCCGCGCACCGCAGGGACCGTCGTACCGGCGCCGGGATGCTCGCCCGGTCCACCGCGGCCGAGGCGGTCGTCCTGGTGGCGGTGCTGCTGCTGACCGGCTTCCTCGTCGACCGCAGCCCCGAGGCCGCGCCCGCCGCCTCGGCTGCCGGCGCGGGCGGGCCGGCCGGCTCCGGCGGTCCGGTCGAGCCCGCCGTCCGGTCCGTTCGGATGGGCCACATCGAGGTCCGCGCGACCCTCTCCTCGCCGCGACCGGGTCGGGGCACGGTGCGCGTCGAGCTGCTCGACGTCGACGGCCGGCCGACCGAGGCGTTCGAGGCGCCGCGGCTGCGGCTGGCCGGTGCCGACGTCGACCTCGGTGCGGTGCCCGTGGACTCCGTCGCCCCGGGCGTCTACTCCGGCCCGGTCGTGATCCCCACGGCCGGCACCTGGCGGCTCCAGGTGTCCCTGCGCCTCGGCGAGTTCGAGAACCCGGTCTCCGTGCTGGAGTTCCCGGTCGAGGCGGGCTGA
- a CDS encoding tautomerase family protein produces the protein MPNITVELLAGRSLEQRRAFAKAVADHAVEILGARRQDVRMVFSEITPDIVANGGVLASEDESRAGVVAALADD, from the coding sequence ATGCCCAACATCACCGTCGAGCTGCTGGCCGGCCGCTCCCTCGAGCAGCGCCGCGCCTTCGCCAAGGCCGTCGCCGACCACGCGGTCGAGATCCTCGGCGCCCGCCGCCAGGACGTCCGCATGGTCTTCAGCGAGATCACCCCCGACATCGTCGCGAACGGCGGCGTGCTCGCCAGCGAGGACGAGAGCCGCGCCGGCGTGGTGGCCGCGCTCGCCGACGACTGA